In Malus sylvestris chromosome 16, drMalSylv7.2, whole genome shotgun sequence, the following are encoded in one genomic region:
- the LOC126606641 gene encoding bZIP transcription factor 16-like, translating to MGSSEMDKPSKEKEKEAKTTPASTQEQSVTTSAGTVNPEWSGFQAYSPIPPHGFMASSPQAHPYMWGVQHIMPPYGTPPHPYVAMYPHGGLYAHPSMPPGSYPFSPFAMPTPNGIVEVSGNIPGSMEADGNPSEVKDKLPIKRSKGSLGSLNMITGKNNELGKTSGASANGVYSKSAESASDGTSEGSDANSQSDSQLKSGVRQDSLEGTASQNGSSAHGSQNGAPNTHTVLNQTMAVMPIMAAGAPGVVPGPATNLNIGMDYWGAPPSAAMPAMRGKVPTTPVSAGIVTAGSRDSVQSQLWLQDERELKRQKRKQSNRESARRSRLRKQAECDELAQRAEALKEENGTLRSEVNRIRRKYELLLSENTSLKERLGEIPGHEDVRSARSEPHLSNDTKQIAQTERHGGLENE from the exons ATGGGTAGCAGTGAGATGGACAAACCCtctaaagagaaagagaaggaggCAAAGACAACACCTGCTAGTACGCAG GAGCAGTCTGTGACTACCAGTGCTGGCACTGTTAATCCTGAGTGGTCGGGATTTCAG GCATATTCACCAATACCTCCACATGGATTTATGGCCTCAAGTCCTCAAGCTCACCCGTATATGTGGGGGGTTCAG CATATTATGCCACCCTATGGTACCCCTCCCCACCCATATGTTGCAATGTATCCCCATGGCGGCTTATATGCTCACCCGTCTATGCCTCCT GGATCTTATCCTTTTAGCCCGTTTGCTATGCCTACTCCAAATGGTATTGTAGAGGTTTCT GGTAACATACCTGGAAGCATGGAAGCAGATGGTAACCCATCTGAGGTCAAGGACAAATTACCAATAAAACGATCAAAAGGAAGCTTGGGCAGTTTGAATATGATTACAGGGAAGAATAACGAGCTTGGCAAAACATCAGGAGCCTCTGCTAATGGAGTTTATTCCAAAAG TGCTGAGAGTGCTAGTGATGGTACAAGTGAAGGAAGTGATGCAAATTCTCAGAGT GACTCACAATTGAAGTCTGGGGTCAGGCAAGATTCTTTGGAAG GTACTGCATCTCAGAATGGCAGTTCTGCACATGGTTCTCAAAATGGAGCACCAAACACACATACCGTGTTGAATCAGACGATGGCCGTCATGCCAATAATGGCTGCTGGTGCTCCTGGCGTTGTTCCTGGTCCTGCAACTAACTTAAATATTGGGATGGACTATTGGGGAGCTCCACCTTCTGCCGCCATGCCTGCAATGCGTGGGAAGGTTCCAACTACTCCAGTATCAGCAGGAATAGTTACTGCTGGGTCTCGGGATAGTGTTCAGTCACAGCTTTGGTTACAA GATGAGAGAGAGCTTAAAAGACAGAAAAGAAAGCAGTCAAATAGGGAATCCGCTCGTCGATCTAGGTTGCGCAAGCAG GCGGAATGCGATGAGCTGGCCCAGCGTGCTGAAGCCTTAAAGGAGGAAAATGGCACTCTTAGATCAGAAGTTAACCGGATCAGGAGGAAGTATGAGCTGCTTCTCTCAGAGAATACCTCTCTAAAG GAGAGGCTTGGAGAAATTCCTGGTCACGAAGATGTACGGTCTGCCAGAAGTGAACCACATTTGAGCAATGACACTAAACAGATTGCACAAACAGAACGGCATGGCGGCCTCGAGAATGAGTAG